The region tttattattattattttttttttaccagaagCTGAAATATTTTCCTCTCTTTTCTATAGAACTAGACCGCAGGTTTAAGTCCCCTTAGGGGGGGGAAAAAAATAATCAAATCCTCCCTATTTTACCCTTTTTTACTCAATCATTGCTCCAGTCTTTGTTTTTTGACTGCATTGGTGACATAATTTGGCTGAAGTGTTGATGTTCTCTGtctaatcactgagctcagcgaccTGTGCCAATtacctcagtgattggctgcagcggttatgCTTACTGTATTTGTagcgtcaccgctgcagccaaacacATTGACCGATGCTGGAGCAGGGGAGCATGAGTACTGTCTCTGTCTTTATTTTACGTTACAGGAAGCGTCTGGGGTCCTTGTTTCTAAATCCCCTTTAAACTGAAGATTGTCAGCGTGAAATGCACCAGTTATGCCTTAAAATTGGGAAATCTCCGCCTACTGTGAGCAGATTTTCGCTCCTCTTTAATTTCTGTACCGCTGTTGACCGCACACCCTCCTGCTTCCCCACCTGGTTTTCTCCCTGTTTTAGGGGTTCTTATAGGGGCTCACTAGTCTTGTCGTTGGGCACACACTTTAATTCTGGCTGTATTGTATGACTGCTGCACCAGTGGCGCTCGCTGTGGCAGGGACCCATAGGGTGGTATAACCATGGGATGGACGTATCGCTGTGCGGACCTACATAAATGTCTGTTTCAGACCCCGGCCACTCTGAATCGGATCGCTGTTTATTTCTCGGACGAGGAGTGGGAAATGCTGGAGGAATGGCAAAGAGATCTCTACAAGAACATGATGAAGGAGAACTACGAAGCTTTAATATCACTTGGTAAGAACAACAGTCTAATAGCCACAATAAAATTAAAGGGCCATTCCAGCATcaagtgtttttatttattttttgcatctcTAAAGCTTGGTCCCATCAATATTCTGGCTGTGGAATTTTGCATCATATTTTCGCCATAATTGTACTGACATGGCCACAGAATGCACGCTGTATaagcaaaacccaaaaataatTGCGGAATTgcgttttttttcgtttttttttttttttttttcctctcccattttatttttattttttacacattaaATGGTAAAATTAATGCTGCTATTTAAAACTACAATGGAATAAGCCCTCAAGTCATGGCTTACTCTTGGAAGAAGTGTAGGAGaaaagcaaaatttaaaaaatggagGAGCGCCAACATTATGGGGGTTATCTGGATTCATTGCAATATCACTTGTCTCTATTTCCTAGTATTAGGGCTCACTCCCATCACCGTATTATTGTGATCCATCCACCAACACAAcatcggatcacacttggaccagtgttattctatggggccgtggatGACCAAGTTGATCCAATATTCGGaccgcacttggccatgcaagtcaatgagtcattGGAAACCGTCgcgcactgacagaatggagaagatggatcaTTTTTTGGTTTTccttcttctcctcatccaagagaattggatcacatttTGCAGAGTGTCATTTGTATAATCGGCCTGATTCTCTCAAACGAAAGATTCTACggccgtctgcacctgcccttagggtGGACATTTGCCTTAGATAGTTGCCTGCCAATGGGAATAAGTTGGGAATAAAGGATGGGGTAGAGTGAAACCCTCCATGCCTGCTCCTCCTTTCCCCTTACAGTTCAGagctgttaggctgtgtgcacacgttctggattttttgtgtgtttttcgcaataaaaacatgaaaaaaacgctcacattaagcatcctattaatagaatgcaatccgcattttgtatgcacatgctgcgttttttttccagagcggaaacgcattccatgttcattaatttgcggaatcgctgggattccgcacacataggaatgcattgatccgcttactccccgcatggggctatgcccaccatgcgggaagtaagcagatcatgtgcggttgggacccagggtggaggagaggagactgtcctccagaccctgggaaccatataattgttaaaaaaaagaattaaaataaaaaatagggacatgcctaccttctgatggcccccggagtcctcccgcctctcagcggtgcacgtggtggcttccgttcccagggatgctttgtgcgaaggaccgtgacgtcatcccaggtccttcgcccaAAGCATCCAGgggaatggaagccgccgcgtgcaccgctgaggagactggggaacgtcggaaggtgagaataaccatatttattttatttatttttttattacttttaacattagatctcttaactattgatgctgcataggcagcatcaatagtaaaaagttggtcacacttgtcaaacactatgtttgacaagtgtgaccaacctgtcaatcagttttccaagtgatgctacagatctcttggacaacgctagcattctgcaagctaattacacttgcaaaacgctagtgtttagcaagaatacgcatgccaattccgcatgcgatatacccgtggcaggagttgcggaattgcagcggaaatttctgcggcaattctgcaacgtgtgcacatagctaacACCTACGTACACATTAGACAGTTGTCCGGTCGTGCCACACTACTCAAATTTGCTGACTATATCGAATGTGTATGAGGGCCCCTTGAAGGCCCTTTCTTATCTTTTTGGAGAAAGGCCCTAAAATGTAGATGTTGATGGTGACGGGACTACAGAGAAACATACAAACCACATATGGGGAGAGACGGCTGCCGGAGATTCTATGTCTTCTCAAGATATCACCGATGTTTCCAACAATGAAGCATTTCACTCTCGTCGCGTTCAGCTGATCTATTTGTGCTTTTGGTTAGGTTACCCCACCGTCAATCCCAACATATTAATGAAGATCAAACAGGAGGAAATCATGCGCTACACGGATCAGTGTTCCTCTGATGACTTGGAGGAGTTGGGCGGCCCCAAAACAGGTGACTTTATGCTAATTCTCGTCaaccacttgtgtttttttttttttctttttaatttttttaaatattgatgCTTAGGAAACCAAAGTCCCCAATGTAATTATTAATCCCTGCGTTGCTTTAGCGACAACTGTGCATCTGCATGGACCATATCTAAGGATCATCTAGGGCTAAACTTCTtaccaatgttttttttttgttttttttttcccaagagaaAATTAGTTTTGTCTGACTGGTCACATGAGTTTGACACCAGTTCTGGCAAACGTTCTGAAATTTAGATTCTGGTTCCAGTGGTCAATTAGGTCATTACATGATTTTAGATAATGACTACTGGATTTTAATAAATAGGTGTTTTTATaggaaagttttttttgttttttgttttttttttgggggggggggggggactcacTTTTTAGCAAGAAAAACTCTTGCTTAAGTGTGCCTGTTTTATACTTTGGAGGCAGCTTCCTGTGATGGAGAATGATAACACAGCGTCCATTTTGACCACTGAGAGAATTGCTCTCTCCTCCTGCTGCACACTGATGTATGTGATCAGTGTAGAGCAGAGGAGAGGAAGTCAGCTGAAGAACCTTCCACCTGACTAGCTCCAGGACTTTTCATGTCATGTGATCAGTTAGATGCCTGGAAGGAACTGCAAGATGTGGTAATTTATAACGTGTGCTTGTGTATGtatcagagctgtgtgtgtttgtgtaaatgtacatgtagcagtgctgtgtgtgtgtgtgtgtgtaaatgtacatgtagcagagctgtgtgtgtgtgtgtgtgtgtgtgtgtgtgtaaatgtacATGTAGCAGACTTTCTGCTGTCTAATCCTGGAATGCATCTTATAGTGAGGTTCATCCTAGAGTCTTGAGAAATACGGTAATTTACTGTCCAAAAAGGATATTGAAAAGCCAGAGTCCCTTCAAAGCCAATCACCCTATTACATGCCACTGGCTGTGTGGCTTCCACATAATTTAGCGATGGAGAAGTTAGAATTTATCGAGAAAAGGTTGACTGAGCTGGTTGGATCGctgccttttttttcccacaactcTTATAAGTAAAGTGATGACTAAATTCCAAGTATTTTTTGAGCGACACAGAACCAGCAATTACTCTAAAACAaattctgtgctttttttttttcaaaagtctcTGTCAACGAGGAGGATGGACTCCGATCAAAATGTAAATTTGATGCCGATCACTATTTAAAGGCTGATCTACAATCGCATGGAGACGTGAAGGGTTTCAGAGACTCATGTGAGTAAGAAATAACCCGGTCAGAGGTACCAATTAAATTTGCATTGGTGTCTTTTAAATTAAGAATTTCCCTCCCCACCCCCTTTATTAAAGGCTTAGACTGGTTTAAaagatgaccactgcagccaatcactgtcccCACCCCTGTCATTGTGTTGTGTACTATTCATGACTGTATTTTTACCATGCGGACATGTAAGACGTGCTCCTTTCTACCTCCCTATAGTGTCCTTGTTTTATGTTTCAGCAGATAACCGTCCTTTAGTAACGAGCCTTGAAGACGACAGTATGGACCTACTGGATGGACAGCAGGAGCCTCTTGCCATGACGTACGCTCTCTCACAGTGTTTCAGCGATGGATTAAATGGTGAATTTTATCCGACGTCCAAATGGAAAGCAAGAAATATGGCATCTAATGGTTTTGCTACTTTCAGTCCTGACGAAAGAACTTTAGGTCCCATCACGGCGGTCCAGCAGATGGAAAGTCCATATGGCTGGTTCTTTTGTGAAAAGAATCTTTCTCATACCGGCTTGGCATCAAAACATGGCAAATGTACGGAGCCGAGACCGTATAAGTGTTTCGAGTGCGATAAAAGCTTTACGGTTAAATCCAACTTGATTAAGCATCACCGTATTCACACCGGGGAGAGACCCTACAAGTGCACGCTCTGCTCCAAAAGCTTCAGCCGCAATTCACACCTGATCACCCACCAGCGAACGCACACGGGGGAGAGGCCTTACAAGTGCAACGAGTGCGACAAGAGCTTCATCCAAAATTCTGTGCTGATCCAACACCAAAGGATCCACACGGGGGAGAGACCCTTCAAATGTGACGAATGCAGCAAAAGCTTCAGCCAGAAGTCGTGTCTCATAcgtcaccaaagaactcacactagATAATGGTTGTCCAAGAACGGCCGTCCACATGCAGGGTCTTTTTTTTGGAATTTCAGAACCTAGTGAAGACATAAACCACCAAACTGGAAATaatgggatggggggggggggggagagatgcgCAATAAAAAGGTCTCAGACGGGTGCAAGGAGATCTAGTATACGGTACCGCCATTGACCAGCGAGCGTACTGCCACTTTTGTGTGTTTGATCCCTAATAGACTTTTGTATGAGTTTCTGGAAagaggtctatttttttttttttttttacaagggctctttcagatgtccgATTTTCTTccacgtatgagaaaaactgatcgactattctgatcagagtttaatcGGCGCATGGTCCGAGTGTCATCCTATTTTCTCGCACGTGGAGAAGTGAAAAAAGAAACACaaatttctccaccttctctattTTGTCAGTCCGTGAAGATCGaaccacactcagatgtcatcaaaTGCGgtctgatatatatttttttattttctatggatccattgacttgcattgccgatttaatCAGACCCTCGGATCAAAATAAGACATGTCTTTGCGTTTTTGCGCTGAGGAGAAAAAAATAAGACCTATGCACACAACCCCCATAGACTATCACTTGGTAGTATGAATGCTAGCCTTTAAAAATGGCAGATAGAACTCATACGCAAaaatcagacatctgaatgagcctaAGTGCCACCCTTCTCCATTTTCTGTGTCTGGTATCACAGCATAGACACCTTCATTTCTATAGAGCAGAAGTGCAATACTGGACATGGCCAGTAGACAAAAGTGGCGCTATTTATCATGCGGGAGGAAATGCTGACCCTTTTTTCAAAATCTGAAAAAACCCTTCAAgcacgtttttttatttttctcaaagGGTAATACTTGAAAATGACTAAAtgtcaaaacaaagaaaaaaagactTTTCCATCTCAAACTTGTTAGTCGTCACAAAAGTATTCagcttattcttttttttattattatttattggatTTATGTAACTCAACAATTTTGAGGAAACACTAACCACTATGCAATTACCTTCCTGTGATTGCATATGGAAATATGTAATGGACCACTAAGGTAGAGGAGAAAGCCTTCTATGGGTCAAGACCAAATGTGGGACAACCAGCGTctgtgtttttatttaattttttgcgtCATCTGATGGATATGCAATGGATATTCCTTGACAGACCATCCTTTTGGTGTCCTTTTTGATAAGATGCTGAAACTTTTTGAGttccaggataaaaaaaaaaaaaagttgggaatGATCACTTTCAACCAAAAAAACACCCAAACTTATTTAAAAGTTGATTTTTTAACGAAGCTCTTTTATCTAATTTAAGGAGTCAAtgaaagtgttttttttaaattcttttattaCCCCTACTGGGGGTCTGAAAAGGATATAGTCAGTGTTCTCGCTTTTTATAAAATtgacatttttcagtgttttttgtttaaaaaaaaaaaaataatggcggcTCCTTAAAGGTGGCGTTTTTATAAGTATTCTTCGACAAGTGCAAAAGTAATTGAACTTGCAGGATTGCCCTATCGTATTATGCCAGCAGCATTAGGCTTATAAATAGAACATTAGTTATGTAATGTTAGGGAATCATGGACCTTCATCATGGAAACCTTTGCTTCAAGCTTTACTTTCAAGGTACAatgtataaactttttttttttttttataaactttttaaaaattattattttaccttttttttttatcaaaacagtaCTCTGCCGGATGGTTGTAGAGTACGTCTGAAGCCATGGTGTCCTCTCATGCATCGAGATGAAGGAGACAGTTGTTGGTTTATCCAGCGTCCACTGGAGCATATTGTAGGGTCTTCAAATATAGTCGCTGACTCTGTATAGGTGCACATAATATTTTTTCTGTCGGGCAGTTCAAGGGTTAAGggcactatttttatttattttttcctttacacAACTGTATTTCTTGAATATAAGACCCAACTTCCACATACTTCAAATGTAGCCCAGTGCTCCCATAATGGAGGAGGAGATCGTTGAGGAGGAGATGGTGGAGCATACTCCTGCCAAGTTGTTTTTCCGGGGAGAGCAGCCACGCAATAAACATTTGTCTTCCCCAGAAGACCAAGTATCAGGTACTATAGGATCACGTTTTCCCCCGGACCACCACTTGGACATCACTGGGATACACTGTTTGCTTTTCCTTGGCTGACTTTTGTTTCTGGCTTCTTTTCCTTGTCTCGTCTTTGTGTAGGTGAAGCGTCCACATAACTATCTGTATTTTTTAAGGTTTTGACCCCTAATATTTCTGTATGTTTTTCCAGTTCTTGTAAGAAGTCTTTAGATCACGCACTCAAATTTAACACCATCGTTCCGCACTTTCATGACCTCATCGTCGCATTACAGCCGCACGGTTTAATTTGCTTAACGCCGCAGCAAtcccttttttttaaatgttttcttgAATTAAGACTGGAACGTCAAATTGTATTGCAAGAAACTTCCTTTGCACTATGTGATATTTTATTTGCTTGTCTGTAACTTAGAAAAACCTACTTTTTTATCACCAATAGCGTAAGAGAAAATAAGAAAGTTTGGTAATATTTCATATGTCTTTCTCCCAGTCACTTTTCTGCCAGCAATAGTCATTTACAATCAAAATTGTGGAAATCTGTCTCTGGGAAGGGATCAAATGACAACTGCTGCCTATAGAAGTCTATGGAGAGAGGAGTGGGGAAGAGGAGCCACTGAGGCTTCTAGTCGAGGGGGGAAAGTGGAGGGTACAAGTTACAAAATAGCCACAaaaagtgttattcctcatgtactcgcaCAGGACTGCTTATTCTGAAATAAAGAGGTAGTCTTATGTATTATGTATAATACCAGCTTCAAATCCCCTACAGGGATATTTTGGGTTCATAGTAAAATCTCCTTATCCACAAGTAGGACAGTCTATGCTTTCTATTTGCTGAGATAATAAGAAAACGTTTGCACTTAAAGGAAATGCCGTTACTTTGGGGCATAGTATTAGGAAATTTGGTAAAGGGTATATTTAGGCCCAAGCCTAATCTAAATCCTTTAGTGACTTTAGACTGGAATTGGGCTGACTTTGACTTGAGGTATTGCACTTAAATTTTTTAAAGAAATTTGTTTTCCATTCCAATTTTGCAAGTTAATGTTTGCAAATTTTAATTTTCTGTGCATCTAAATTTTTGATAAAGCGATCTTCCATGTTGGAAGCAAAACTGTTTTAAACATGCAGACGAGGTACTAACCAGGAATGCAATTGAAAATTGTGAATTATGAGTTACAAATTAGCGTGGAGAACTGTGTCTCCTTCTCATCATCTTGTGTTATCCAGCCTTGTAGTATCAGGATGAGCCAACGTAGACAATCGTGTTTTTGTTTGTTCTTAAGGCTTTAATTTTACATAGTTTACATGGAATGATATTGATCTCCTTAAAGATGCACTCGTCCTCCCTttctccctctccctcccccctccccacaattgctcatttttcctttatacccagctaattcttctcttttccattaggactATATCACATGATTAACCTCttccatgaccttgggattttccatttttccgtgttcgttttttgctcccctccttcccaaagccataacttttttttttaatttttccgtcaatttggccatgtgaaggcttattttttgcgaaacaagttgtacttttgaacgacatcattggttttagcatgtcgtgcactagaaaacgggaaaaaaaaatccaagtgcggtgaaattgcaaaaaaagtgcagtcccacacttttttttttgtttggcttttttgctaggttcactaaatgctaaaactgacctgccattatgattctccaggtcagtacgacttcatagacacctaacatgactaggttattttttatctaagtggtgaaaaaaaattccaaactttgctaaaaaaaaaaaaaaaaaaaaaaaattgcgacattttccgatactcggcgtgtctccatttttcgtgatctggggtcggttgagggcttattttttgcgtgccgagctggtgtttttaatgataccattttggtgcagatacgttcttttaatcgcccgttattgcattttaatgcaatgttgcagcgaccaaaaaaagtaattctggcgtttcgattttttatttttttgtcactacgccgtttagagatcaggttaatgctttttttttttattgatcgggcgattctgaacgcggcgataccaaatatgtgtaggtttgttttgtttttttattattgatttattttgaatggggcgaaaggggggtgatttaaactttttttatatttttttttatttttttcacatatattttttttttttacttttgccatgcttcaatagcctccatgggaggctagaagctggcacaactcgatcgcctctgctacatagcagcgatcatcagatcgctgctatgcagcagaaatgcaggtgtgctatgagcgccgaccacagggtggcgctcatagctaccggtgatcagtaaccatagaggtctgaagggcctctatggttacaatgcagaagcatcgctgacccccgatcatgtgactgggtcggcgatgcgctcatttccatccggaagcgccagttaaatgccgctgtctgcgtttgacagcggcatttaactagttaatagcagcgggtgaatcgcgatttcacccgccgctattgcgggcacatgtcagctgttcaaaacagctgacatgtcccggctttgatgcgggctcaccgcggagccctgcatcaaagagggggatctgacctgggacgtactatcccgtccgaggtcagaaaggggttaaaaacggaCTAGCTGGATGCTTTTACTTTCTAAGTAGAAACAAGAAGTCccttttttccctgcatgagtcatcctctTTTTCAActcctcccccctgccagggacttttgcagtgactgatgactcatgCTAGGAAAATTGATCTCCTGTATCTACATaggttagaaggattcagctagtcagtttctaatcacgtgatgtcatagacctaatggagaagaattatctgggtagaaaggcaaaatgagcaattgtaagtacaccgttCTATATACTATGCCTGCAATACATTAAGAGCATAAAAACTTTgctaggaggaggagtgcttctttatttACAATCATAGGATCGGAAATCATGGCATATGTGAAccgtttatctaaaaaaaaaaaaaaaaatgcattctgTGCAGTACAATCTTGACTGGAAACTACAGTAACCTAGCCAATTTGTATCGTCCTGTTGGCTTTTTAGAGTTACTGCATATTTGCACCTTGCTTGTAAATACTTTGGGTATCCTGAAAATGCATCCATATGAAAATTGAGAAATATGGAAAAGTAATGCCCTGTAGCACTGTATGGGTGCCATATTATGGCGCAGCACAGCTCGGAGGTTGTACGCTGCCATAATGTGCTTGTGTCCCTGAGCCCTCGGACTCAGCGGCTTGTCCCGTTCACCAAGGATCATTACAAGTCAGTAATGAGAATTATGTATGTAATTTATTTTGCGGTTATGTAATCTACTTTGTGGCAatacaaccattttttttttgtagggtATGTTTACAGATGTATGTAGCCCCATAGGCTGATCGATTACTCTGTGCTTTTTGttcgtatgatatatatatatagtttaccaAATGCAATGTTCTTGTATATCGGTAAAAATAAAATGTAAGAGGATGACAaattgttattgtgagatatttccATCTTGTACTCTTTTATACTCCTTTTTATGTCTTATATGTATCCGCTATAGACAATGCAAACAGAAAGTACTTAATACTTGTAACAAATATAAAGAGAATTACACCATTTCTTGGAATTGGCATTGTTgtattttaatttattaattttggTTCTTTTGGAGCGGCATCGACAAAATGTCATTGTGTTCTTTCATTTAAAATGCTGCATAAATATGAAAAATCCGAATGATGAAACAAAATAACCCCTTTGCAATTTCACCCTTTTAGGATGATATTTTTAAAGTGCTTGGAATAGGAAGCAACTTTGCAATTCACCCTTTATTAAAAAGTTCTTCAAATAATTCTTTAAATAACGAAAACtcgggttatactgaatcttttctcccataactatatatcaatctgctcggcTCTCCCTCCTCTATAACATGGGGCCTGCAGATTGGACGGCATTTATTTAGTGGATAATATAAAGACCAGCAAATCTGCATTAAAAGCCGGAATTGCAAATGTCTCCACTGCCTCCATATTGGATCTCCGATAATATGGGATGAAGAAGTTCCACACAGCGCAAAAGAAGGAACATGCACAATGTGATTTATTTGGTGTCTTTAAAGGGAACAGGCAACGATTGAGCTAAAAACACCACAATACAGCTTATAGTGGTTAAAATAAATGGGTATCctaaaactgaagaaaaaaaagatGGTGGACTCTTCATGGCATTGAAGTCCTTTTAAACAAACAATGAAAGGGGGTATTTAAAATCAGCACATCTGATGTTTTCTCTTAGCCATGGTACGTTAGTTGTACACTATTTCTTGTCATACccctcataaaataataaagcctatactctcctcccgtgcTGGCGCTGTTCCCTCGGTGTTGGCACTCTGTCTCCCCGGGCTTTCTGTGCTGTTGTTGTGATGCCGGCGCTCAATCAGCTCTGCCGTCACTTTGCCCGCCacctgtcgaattgagcaggaagaggaagtgagagatcagctgcagcccggacatcCTCTTCATGTTCTTTGTCTAAATGCGggaacagtgacgtcaccgctgattagacgccggggtcacgtgtcacaacaacccaGATAGGGTAGACTATGCACACCATTTTGGGGTATTCGAGTTCGAATTTTGTCAGATTTGCTCATCTTTATTGCATGTAACACAAACCCCAAAACACCTTTTGGATTACATTAGCTCACTAGATGAGTTCTAGGCCATATAATCTATTGGCCACACGGaaatgcattaaaggggttgtccactacttgaacaaCCTTGTACCAATCCGCATGTGTCCACCAGTAAAATAATAACCCCTATATTAACCTCCTGTGCCATTCCAGTCATGTCGGACCTCGCTCTCTCGGAGCTCGCATCACAATGCTATGTTAGGTGAGCCCAGTGCCCAATCAGCGTGGGATCCACTCTCCATTCCTATGGATGAATccgacatcaagaggaagtcagaactGCATTGACACATCCAAGAGTGACGTCAGTAATTATTGGGCATTGAGTTCGCGTGACATAAGGATGTGTTATGAGAAATCAAATATAGAAGCCATATGCAACTCAGCCtcgaagtgcactgggggcgtcaGTGCAGTTGGAAGGAGCAGTTAACACACCCCAAATGCACTTCCTGCCTGATTTGCATGTGACTTCTACACTAACCTCCAGGTTCAAAGCTTTATCTAGGATCTGCACCATACTGGCAGGTGGCAATGGTTTGCAATTACTGACATTGCAAAGTATCTATATGCAATATACAGTATTTACttgtataatgttaaaaataatgatttTAAAGCAAAAGATTAATTATCTTCCCTAGAACAGCAATCTATATTTATGAGCAACAG is a window of Ranitomeya variabilis isolate aRanVar5 chromosome 2, aRanVar5.hap1, whole genome shotgun sequence DNA encoding:
- the ZNF566 gene encoding zinc finger protein 566 isoform X2 → MPHCFAYGCTNHSGKLPSAVSMHSFPKELPLAETWIHHSRTDVGNVQEFVRDTLLKNPGHFVLCSEHFEEDMFEMAGDSPLIPSEPNHKRTRRKLKASAVPTLFLTGASKLRTQAAQHLKIHERKQLLDNLLEQQKRPRLIEETTSPSTSQDSAALTEEDTGHERPRKLQLWRRKLLPLKSQFLKDRFSPVPRALQRKTPATLNRIAVYFSDEEWEMLEEWQRDLYKNMMKENYEALISLGYPTVNPNILMKIKQEEIMRYTDQCSSDDLEELGGPKTVSVNEEDGLRSKCKFDADHYLKADLQSHGDVKGFRDSYNRPLVTSLEDDSMDLLDGQQEPLAMTYALSQCFSDGLNGEFYPTSKWKARNMASNGFATFSPDERTLGPITAVQQMESPYGWFFCEKNLSHTGLASKHGKCTEPRPYKCFECDKSFTVKSNLIKHHRIHTGERPYKCTLCSKSFSRNSHLITHQRTHTGERPYKCNECDKSFIQNSVLIQHQRIHTGERPFKCDECSKSFSQKSCLIRHQRTHTR
- the ZNF566 gene encoding zinc finger protein 566 isoform X1; translated protein: MPHCFAYGCTNHSGKLPSAVSMHSFPKELPLAETWIHHSRTDVGNVQEFVRDTLLKNPGHFVLCSEHFEEDMFEMAGDSPLIPSEPNHKRTRRKLKASAVPTLFLTGASKLRTQAAQHLKIHERKQLLDNLLEQQKRPRLIEETTSPSTSQDSAALTEEDTGHERPRKLQLWRRKLLPLKSQFLKDRFSPVPRALQRKTPATLNRIAVYFSDEEWEMLEEWQRDLYKNMMKENYEALISLGYPTVNPNILMKIKQEEIMRYTDQCSSDDLEELGGPKTVSVNEEDGLRSKCKFDADHYLKADLQSHGDVKGFRDSSDNRPLVTSLEDDSMDLLDGQQEPLAMTYALSQCFSDGLNGEFYPTSKWKARNMASNGFATFSPDERTLGPITAVQQMESPYGWFFCEKNLSHTGLASKHGKCTEPRPYKCFECDKSFTVKSNLIKHHRIHTGERPYKCTLCSKSFSRNSHLITHQRTHTGERPYKCNECDKSFIQNSVLIQHQRIHTGERPFKCDECSKSFSQKSCLIRHQRTHTR